From a single Oreochromis niloticus isolate F11D_XX linkage group LG3, O_niloticus_UMD_NMBU, whole genome shotgun sequence genomic region:
- the LOC109196936 gene encoding putative nuclease HARBI1: MACPFLEEPVDVEAQILRRALRQERVIRARLDILSFPDDFLCERYCFSAQSIIYLNNILRPYIAHVTHRGHSLSSVHIICIARRFFANGSFLYNIGDAEHVSKATVCRAVRNVTVALKRLLYSFVVFPGHRPTRFIKEGFHKIAGFPGVIGCIDGTHIPIIVPSVNEGDYVNRKSFHSINVQIICDAANIITNVEAKWPGSVHDSQIFRECTLSTKFGHGEFTGYLLGDRGYPCLPYLLTPYPDPDPEPGPQQRYNLAHCRTRARVEMTIGMLKARFQCLQRLRVTPERACDIIVACVILHNIATIRGEHRPSEPNISSDPNHEHPDPPTDIQDGRAVRDTICHNHFL, encoded by the exons ATGGCGTGCCCCTTCCTTGAAGAGCCAGTAGATGTTGAAGCCCAAATTCTCCGCAGAGCTCTCCGCCAGGAGAGAGTGATTAGAGCGCgtttggacattttatcatttcctgatgattttctgtgtgaacgttactgtttttcagcacaatctataatttatttgaataacatcctcaggccttatattgctcatgtgacacatcgcggacattctctcagttctgtacatattatttgtattgcacGTCGTTTTTTTGCAAACGGGAGCTTTCTGTATAACATTGGTGACGCTGAGCATGTTTCCAAGGCTACCGTCTGTCGGGCAGTCAGGAATGTTACAGTTGCACTGAAACGTCTCCTGTACTCGTTTGTGGTGTTCCCCGGTCATAGACCCACAAGATTTATCAAAGAGGGATTCCACAAAATTGCAG ggttCCCAGGCGTGATTGGCTGTATAGATGGCACTCACATTCCAATCATTGTCCCTTCAGTAAATGAAGGAGACTATGTGAACAGGAAGTCTTTCCACAGCATTAATGTACAG ATCATATGTGATGCTGCCAACATTATCACAAATGTGGAAGCCAAGTGGCCAGGCTCTGTTCATGACTCACAAATTTTTCGTGAATGTACACTGAGCACAAAATTTGGACATG GAGAGTTCACTGGCTACTTGCTTGGTGATAGGGGGTATCCATGTTTACCCTATTTGCTTACCCCTTACCCTGACCCTGACCCTGAACCGGGCCCACAGCAGCGATATAATCTGGCTCATTGCAGGACAAGAGCCAGAGTTGAAATGACTATCGGAATGCTTAAGGCCCGGTTCCAGTGCCTTCAAAGACTCAGGGTCACCCCAGAAAGGGCATGTGACATTATTGTGGCATGTGTGATTCTTCACAACATTGCCACAATTAGAGGAGAACACCGTCCTTCTGAACCAAACATCAGCAGTGATCCAAACCATGAACATCCTGACCCTCCCACGGACATACAAGATGGAAGAGCAGTCAGAGACACCATATGTCACAATCATTTCCTTTGA